TCTTTAGCGCGTGCTATTGTGACTTCGCGTTTGGAAAAGCCTTTTACTGATATCGATAGTTTAAAATCAGCTATTGCTGGTTATATCCCGAAAGGAAAAGAGAATAAATATCTGGCGCAGGTGTTTCAGGCATTGCGTATAGAGGTGAATGCTGAAATCCAGGTGCTTGAAGATTTTTTGATGCAGGCTGCTGATGTGTTGAAGCCGGGTGGCCATTTAGTGGTTATGTCTTATCATTCTTTAGAGGATAGGCCGGTTAAAAACTTTATGGCGAAAGGTAAATTCCAGGGCGAGGTAGAAAAAGATTTCTTCGGAAACCAGCAAAAGCCATTTAATGTAATTACGCGGAAAGCGATAATGGCTACTGATGAGGAGATTGCACAGAACAATAGAGCACGTAGTGCGAAGCTAAGAATTGCAGAAAAGATATGAATAGGTTTAGGGAAGAGATAGAAGAAGAAGAGATTGGGCCCGAACCAGAGCTGAAAGCTGCGCCCAAAAGGCCAAAAACTGCTGAAGAAAAAATGGATAGTAATTCGTTTATCAGTAAGCTTTTTAATGATGGATTAGTAAGTAAAGAGGCGGCAACTGATGCTTTGCCTTATTTGTGTTTTCTGGCCTTTTTGGGGATGATTTATATTGCCAATAGCCACTTTGCGGTAAACAATGTTCGCCGGATTGATAAATTAAATAAAGAAGTAAAAGAATTAAGATGGGAGTATAAGTCTTTAAAGGCTGACCTGATGTTCAAAAGTAAACTGACAGAGGTTGCCAAAAAGGTAGATACCCTTGGTATAAAAGAACTGATTGAACCACCAAAAAAAATAATTGTTAAAAGCGATGAATATTAGGGCAAACATCTTGCTTCGTGTATATCTGGCATTTGGCTTAATTGTGCTTTTTGCTTTCGCGGTGTTTTTACGCCTCGGTCAGGTGCAGTTTGTACAGGGAAAAAAGTGGAAAGCTATGGCAGATAGTCTTTCTACACGATATGTAAATGTTGAGGCTACCCGTGGGAATATTTATTCGAACGATGGTAGTTTGCTGGCTACTTCGATACCTGAATACGAACTGCGTATGGATATGTTTGCAGGTGGCATTGCTGATAAAGATGTGTTTAATGAAAAAGTTGATTCTTTAGGTTATAAACTCTCGCAGATTTTTCAAGATAAAACAGCAAAAGAATATGCCCGGATGCTGCGTAAGGGTCGTCAGGATAGTGCACGTTATTTGTTGATCCACCGTAAAGTAGGTTATGCCGATCTTAAAACCATCAGAACTTTTCCATTATTCAACATTGGGAAGTTTAGTGGTGGTTTAATTGCTGTTCAGCAAAACAAACGTATTCTTCCTTTTCAGGCTTTGGCTGCCCGTACCATTGGTTATAAAAACGAAAATGTTAAAAACGGTGTAGGTTTAGAAGGCGCGTATAAAGAATATATCAACGGCGAAACTGGAAAAAGATTAATGCAGCGTATTGCAGGTGGTGTTTACATCCCAGTAAATGAGGAAGCCGAGGTAGCGCCAAAAGATGGAGCTGACATTATTTCAACCATTGATGTGAACATGCAAGATCTGGCACAGAGCGCATTAGAGAAACAGCTGATCAAATCGCAGGCTGATCATGGTGCGGTGATCTTGATGGAAGTTGCAACCGGTGAGATCCGTGCGGTAGCCAATTTCTCTAAAGTGGAAGAAGGTGTTTATAAAGAGAAATTTAACTATGCTATCGCAGGTAATCAGGATCCGGGATCGACCTTTAAACTGGCTTCTTATATGGCGCTTTTAGAAGACAAATTGGTAGATACCAATACAATGGTTGGAACAGGGAATTATAAAATTCCTGGTCATACGATTAAGGATTCGCATGGAAGTATAGGTGTGGTAACCGTTAAAAAAGCATTTGAACAATCGTCAAACGCGGCAGTTGCTTATTTGATCAACAGTAAATATGGTGCTAACCCTAAAAAGTTTACTGATCATCTATATGATTGGCATTTAAATGAAAAAATGGGTTTACAAATTCCCGGAGAAGCTACGCCGGCAGTAAAGAATCCAATCACAAATAAAAGCTGGAACAAAAACATGACCCTTCCTCAAATGGCTTACGGTTATGAAATGCAGTTAACACCATTAAAAATGCTTACCCTGTACAATGCGGTGGCTAATAATGGCAAAATGGTGGCGCCAATTTTTGTAAAAGAAATCAGAAGGTTGGGCAACCCAATAGAGCAGTTTAAAGCTAGGGTAATTAACGATAAAATATGTTCGGATGTGACCTTAAGCAAAATTAAAAAAATGCTTGAAGGAGTAGTGACCGAGGGTAGTGGAAAGCAGATTGTTTACAATCCCCTATATCCAATTGCAGGTAAAACCGGAACAGCACAGGTTGCTGATGCAAATAGGGGATACAAAGCGAATAAGCAATATCAAGCCTCTTTTGTGGGGTATTTTCCGGCTGATAAGCCGAAGTATTCTCTAATCGTAGTAATTAACGATCCAAAAGGTGCTTATTATGGTGCATTGGTTTCTGGACCGGTTTTCAGAGAAATTGCCGATCGTATTTACGCCAGCGATATGCAGATGTATAACGATGTGCCGACCCGTTTGGTAGGTAATACGGGTAATCCGCCTACAAAAGCAGGGCAAAGTAAAGCGACTCAGAAGGTGTATAAGGCATTTGGTTTTAAACCGCTTTTTGCTTCAAAATCTGAGTATTACAATATTATAGATACCAGTGCAGGAACAGTTTTTCAGGAAAATAACGAGCGTAAAGGTGTGATGCCAAATGTGGCGGGAATGGGACTGAAAGATGCATTGTATCTTTTAGGAAATGCTGGTTTAAAAACCAAAGTTTTAGGGTCGGGAAAAGTGATTAGCCAATCAATAGCTGCCGGAACAAAGGTGGGTAAGGGATTGGGTGTACAAATAGAGTTGAATTAAAGGTGGAAGGTAAAAAGGTTTAAGGTTCTAATACTTGATTCTAAATACCTAATACTAAAAAGAATAAAAAATAAAATGCAATTACAGGATTTACTTTATGGCGTAACGATTAAAGAATTGGTTGGAAAAACCGATAGGGAAATCAATGCACTGAATTTCGATTCGCGTAAGGTAGGTAAAGATGATATCTTTTTTGCGGTAGTGGGAACTGTTGCTGATGGTCACCAGTTCATTGAGCAGACTATTCAGCAAGGGGCGGGTGTAATTATCTGTGAAAATTTACCAGAAATCCATGATTTTACGGTTACCTATATTAAAGTAGAAAATACATCGGTTGCTTTAGGGATCATTGCCGGTAATTATTTTGGTAATCCGTCAGCAGATTTAAAACTGATCGGTATTACAGGAACAAACGGAAAAACCACCATTGCCACCATTCTTTTTAAATTATTTAAAGATTTAGGTTATAAAACCGGGCTTTTATCAACAGTAGAGAACTATATCAACGATACTGTAGTAGCAGCAACACATACTACACCGAATCCAATTGTCTTAAACCAGCTTTTAAGGGATATGGTAAGTGCAGGCTGCGATTATTGTTTTATGGAAGTGAGTTCGCATGCGGTATCACAACACCGGATCGAAGGATTGACTTTCTCTGGCGGAGTGTTTTCGAATTTAACACATGATCATTTAGATTTTCATAAAACTTTTGATGCTTACCTGAAAGCCAAAAAAGCATTTTTTGATATGCTACCTAAATCGGCATTTGCGCTGACCAATATCGACGATAAAAACGGTGCGGTGATGCTACAGAATACCAAAGCGCATAAAAAGACCTATGCCCTTAAGCAACTGGCCGATTTTAAAGCAAAAATTATCGAAAACCAATTCAGTGGCTTGCATTTAGATATCGATAACGAAGACGTTTACTTCAAGCTTGTAGGCTCTTTTAATGCGTATAACTTACTGGCTGTTTACGGAACCGCAATTTTACTGGAGCAGGATAAATTAAAGGTGCTGACTTTGTTGAGCCGTTTATCGGGTGCTGAAGGAAGATTTGATTATATCACTTCTGCTGATAAGATTATTGGTATTGTAGATTACGCGCATACGCCAGATGCCGTTCAGAATGTGTTGAGTACCATTGCTAATATCCGCAAAGGAACCGAACAGGTAATTACGGTAATCGGGTGCGGGGGAGATCGTGACAAAACTAAACGACCAATTATGGCACAGGTGGCCTGCGATTGGAGCGATAAAGTGATCCTCACTTCAGATAATCCACGTACAGAAGATGCTCAGGCAATAATTAACGATATGGAAGCTGGGGTTTCGCCAACAAATAAGCGTAAAACCTTATCAATTTTAGATAGAAGAGAAGCTATAAAAACAGCCTGTCATTTGGCACAACCTGGAGATATTATTCTTGTTGCGGGCAAAGGACACGAAAAATACCAGGAAATTAATGGTGTAAGGAACCATTTTGATGATAAAGAAATTTTACTTGAACAATTAAAACCAATCAGCTAATGTTATATTTATTATTCGAATACCTGCATAAGCATTATGATATACCTGGGTTAAGGTTGTTTCAGTACATCACTTTCCGTGCTTCGGTTTCTATTATTTTATCGCTGATTATTACTACGGTATATGGTCGTAGGCTGATTGATTTTTTGCATAAAAAACAGGTGGGCGAAACGGTAAGGAATTTAGGTTTGGAAGGCCAGATGCAGAAACAGGGTACACCTACAATGGGTGGTATCATCATTTTGCTCGGTATTCTTATCCCGACTTTATTATTTGCCAATATTTCCAATATTTATGTCATCCTAATGATCATTACCACGATTTGGATGGGTGCTGTAGGTTTCTTGGACGATTATATCAAAGTTTTCAAAAAAAACAAAGAAGGTTTAGCAGGCCGTTTTAAGGTAGTTGGCCAGGTTGGCTTAGGCTTAATTGTTGGTTGCACCATGTACTTTCATCCAAATATTGTAGTGAGGGAAACTGTGCAGGACGATGTGAAAAGCACTTCTTCTGTGCCAATGGTGTTGCGCCAAAAGGGCGAAACCTTTTACTATACACAAGATGTAAAATCAACCAAGTCGAACATGCCTTTTTATAAGAACAATGAGTTCGATTATGCCAAGGTGTTGAAGTTTCTGGGTGGCGATTATCAGAAATATGGATTTTTCATCTTCCTGATCGTAACGGTATTTATCATTACTGCGGTGTCGAACGGGGCAAACATTACCGATGGGATTGACGGTTTAGCAACGGGAACTTCGGCAGTAATCGGGATTACGCTCGGTATTTTGGCTTATGTATCGGGTAACACCATTATGGCCGATTACCTTAACATTATGTACATACCAAACTCTGCAGAGCTGATGATTTTCGCAGGTGCATTTGTGGGTTCCTGTGTTGGTTTCCTTTGGTACAACTCTTACCCAGCGCAGATTTTTATGGGCGATACCGGAAGCTTGGCCATTGGGGGGATCATTGCCTCATTTGCCATCATGATCCGCAAGGAGCTGTTGATTCCGATTCTATGTGGGATATTCCTCGTAGAACTGGTGTCGGTAATTATGCAGGTATCTTATTTTAAATATACAAAGAAGAAATTTGGTGAAGGACGCAGGATTTTCCTGATGTCGCCTTTGCATCACCACTACCAGAAAAAAGGATATCACGAAGCCAAAATTGTAACCCGCTTCTGGATTATCGGAATTATGCTGGCAATTATGACCATCGTAACATTGAAGTTAAGGTAGTGGGTTAGAAGGTTTAGCGGCTTAAATACAGAAGGACTAAAGCTAAAATTACAATACGGAATAAAATTAAAATGCCCTTAGTGGTAAATAAAAAATAAAAGTGTGATGGTATTCTTGTCTTGATACCATTTACCAGATACTAAAAAAATAAAACAATGAGCACGAATAATATCACATCAAGCAATACGAAGTCAGCGATGACCGGGCAGAGCCGTGTGGTTATTCTTGGTGCTGGAGAAAGTGGGGTTGGTGCTGCAAAATTGGCTCAGGCAAAAGGTTTCGAGGTTTTTGTTTCCGATTACGGTGTAATTACCGATAAATATAAAGCTGCATTAGAAAAACTTGGTATACCGTTCGAATCTGAAAAGCATACTGAAGAATTGATTCTGAATGCAACTGAAGTAATTAAGAGCCCAGGTATTCCGCCTACAGCTCCAATCATTAAAAAATTGGTAGCCAAAGGGATTTCAGTGGTTTCCGAAATTGAGTTTGCCAAAAGATATACCCAGGCAAAAACCATTTGCATTACGGGTTCCAATGGTAAATCAACTACCAGTTTATTAACCTATCATATCTTAAAAAATGCCGGGTTAAACGTAGGTCTGGCAGGTAACATCGGGCAAAGTTTTGCAGCCCAGGTGGCTACAGAAGATTACGAATATTATGTGCTGGAAATCTCGAGTTTTATGCTCGATGATATGTTCAAATTTAAAGCCGATATCGCAGTTTTGCTGAACATCACGCCAGATCATTTAGATCGTTACGACTATAAACTGGAGAATTATGCCGCATCTAAAATGCGTATAGTTCAAAATCAAACTGCAGAAGATGTTTTCATTTATTGTGCAGACGACGAAGAGAGCCTAAAAGCCATCGCGTTGATTAAACCTATCGCAAAAGCCTTTCCATTTTCAATTACTAAAAAAGTTGAACTGGGTGCTTATTTAGAAGAAACTACTATACATATCCTTACAGAACCTAATAACCAACTAACCATGTCTATTTCAGATTTAGCCTTACAGGGCAAGCACAACATTTATAATTCTATGGCCTCAGGCATTGTGTCTAAAGTTTTAGAGTTAAGGAATGAATCCATTCGCGAAAGCATGGGTAATTTCAAGAATATTGAGCACAGGTTAGAGCATGTGGCCAAAATTTCGGGGATCGATTTTATCAACGATAGTAAAGCCACCAATGTGAACTCTACCTGGTATGCTTTAGAAAGTATGACCAGCGATGTAGTGCTGATTATGGGCGGTGTTGATAAGGGTAACGATTATAACATGCTTAAGGATTTGGTTAAAAGTAAGGTAAAGGCTATTGTTTGCTTAGGTAAAGACAATAAACGTATCCACGATGCTTTTGAAGATGATGTAGAAGTAATTGTAAATACTTTTTCGGCTGAAGAAGCTGCACAGATTGCTTTCCACCTGGCTAAACGTGGCGATACCGTTTTGCTCTCACCAGCATGTGCAAGTTTCGATTTGTTTAAAAATTATGAAGACCGCGGAAACCAGTTTAAAGCGGCTGTTAGAGAATTATAATAGGAGGCTCAATATATGTTGCAGGCACTACTTAATAAAACAAAAGGCGATAGATGGATCTGGTTGATCATCATCCTGCTTTCGCTTATATCTGTAATGGCAGTATACAGTGCAACAGGTACCCTGGCGTATAAAAAAGGAGAAACCGTAGAAAAGCTTTTGCTTACCAAACACTTAATTTTTGTGTTGATGGGTATCGGGATGATCTATATTGCCCACCTGCTCGATTACCGCTATTATGCCGGTATTTCTAAAGTGCTGATGATTGTGACCATTCCTTTGCTTTTTTATACCTTGATATTTGGAACCAACTTAAACGATGCTTCGAGGTGGGTTAAAATACCGGTAATCGGATTAACCTTTCAAACTTCCGATCTGGCCAAGCTGGCGTTGATTACCTTTTTGGCCCGGATGTTGACTAAAAAGCAAGAAAATATTAAAAACGTTAAAGAGTCATTTATACCAATTATGGGTTCGGTTTGTGTGGTGTTTGTTTTAATCGCACTGGCCAATCTATCTACAGCGTTAATGCTGTTTGGTGTAAGTATATTGCTGTTAATTATCGGTAGGATCAGTATTAAACAGATCGCAATTGTGTGTGCAGGAGGTTTTGTGCTCCTGTTGTTCGTTTTCTTTTTGGGCCCAAGAAGAAAAACCTACATGTCGCGAATCAATACGTTCATGCATCCCGAAATGCAGCATTCAGATAAAACTTTCCAGGCAGATCAGGCAAAAATTGCCTTGGCTACTGGTGGTGTTTTTGGTAAAGGACCAGGTAATAGTACACAACGCAATTTCCTACCACACCCGTATTCCGATTTTATTTTCGCCATTATTATTGAAGAATGGGGAACAGTGGGAGGAATTGTAATCATGATACTATACCTGGTGCTTTTATACCGATGTATCAAGATCGTAACCCGGGCGCCCAAGGCCTTCGGTGCGCTCCTGGCAGCCGGACTAAGTTTTAGTCTGACCATTCAGGCCTTTGCGAATATGGCTGTAGCTGTAGGGTTGGGTCCGGTAACAGGGGTTCCGCTTCCGTTGGTAAGCATGGGCGGTACATCAATGATCTTCACAAGTGTGGCTTTCGGCATTATACTCAGTGTGAGCCGCGATGTAGAAGAAAATGCCAAATTGACGCCGAAAGAAGAAAAAATAAATAATAAAATAATTGTTGGAGAGATTCCAGCGATAGCGTAATTAATGATTGAATTAGTGAATAATTGAATTTATGCAATGATTAATGATTTGAGTGAATTAGAAATTGAATAAAACATCCCAAAGTTTTAAAGTTGAAATTAAATTAATAAATGATGGAGAATGTTAGTAAAATAGATTTTGTTACGGCAATAAAAGCAAGAACAAAAAAGTTGGTTTTAGATTCAATTAAGTTCTATCAAGCATTACCAAAAACCGAAGAAGCAAGAATATTAGGTAGGCAATTTATGCGTTCCTCTTCTTCAGTTGGATCAAATTATAGAGCAGCCTGTAGAAGCAGGTCAAAAGCTGAGTTTTACGCAAAACTTAGCATAGTTGTAGAAGAGGCTGATGAAACAGCTTTTTGGATTGAAATTTTAACCGAATCTGGAATTTCGGATTTAGTTAAAGCTCAGCCATTATTAAAAGAAGTAAATGAAATTTTGGCAATTGTAGCTAAGGCAAGAAAAACAGTAAGTAATAATAAATAGTGATTGAAGGAGTGATGATTGAATTAAAGAATGAAGGAATTGCCTGTAGCACTCACTCATTCAAAATTCTATCATTCAATAATTAAATATAAAATGAATAATTCCCCAAAAATTATCATATCAGGTGGTGGCACGGGCGGGCATATTTTTCCCGCCGTAGCCATAGCCAATGCGCTAAAACGCATGGTGCCAGCCTGTGAAATCTTATTTGTGGGTGCAATAGGCCGAATGGAAATGGAAAAAGTTCCTGCAGCCGGATATAAAATTATAGGACTGAATATTAGTGGGATGCAACGTGGCTCGATTATTAAAAATCTGGCACTCCCGTTCAAGGTAATCGGTAGTGTGCGTAAAGCCATGCAGATTATTAATGATTTTAAGCCCGATGCTGTAGTAGGTGTTGGCGGCTATGCCTCTGGGCCTTTGTTGTATGCGGCCTCTTTGAAAGGCATTCCTTACCTCATCCAGGAACAGAATTCTTATGCCGGCGTAACCAATAAGTGGTTAGGTAAAAAAGCTTCGAAAATCTGTGTCGCCTTTGATGGTATGGATCAGTTTTTTCCTGCAGACAAGATTTTGAAAACAGGTAATCCTGTCCGCCAGGAAGTAGTTGATATTAAAGGTAAACACCATGCTGGTGCCGAACTATTGAAACTAGATCCTCTGAAAAAGACCATTATGGTTACCGGTGGGAGTTTAGGTGCAGGAACACTAAATAAGGCGATTGAAAAACATTTGCCCGAGATTATAGCACAAGATGTGCAGGTGATCTGGCAAACAGGTAAGTATTACTACAAAGGGATTATAGAAAGATTGGGTTTAGAATATCATCCCAATGTTCGCATTCTCGAGTTTTTAAATAAAATGGATCTGGCCTATGCAGCAGCAGATGTAATTGTGAGCAGGGCAGGAGCCGGAACCATAGCAGAACTTTGTTTAATTAAAAAACCAGTGATATTGGTGCCTTCGCCAAATGTAGCAGAAGACCATCAAACTAAAAATGCGATGGCATTGGTTAAAAATGGAGCTGCAATACTAATTAACGATCGCGCTGCAGAAGATACCCTGGTTAAAGAAGCGCTGGCATTGCTGGCAAATAAAGAACAGTGCGAAAAACTAGCTGAAAATGTAGCTAAGATGGCATTGCCGGAAGCAGATGAAATTATTGCGAACGAAGTATTGAAATTAATAAGGCTGAAAGACTAAAGCAGAAAGACCAAAGTAACGACAGATCGTCATTGCAAGGTCCGAAGCACAATCTTAATGCGATAGAAAATAAAAAATAAAACAATAGAAAGGCAAGCTTTAAGCTTTGGTCTTTCAACTTTCAGCTTAAAAAAATGGAACTAAGTAAAATAAATAGGGTTTTCTTTGTAGGTATCGGTGGTATCGGCATGAGTGCGCTTGCCCGTTATTTTGCTAAACGCGGTCAGGTGGTTTGCGGTTACGATAAAACCAGGACCAAACTGACTGAAACCTTAGAGCAGGAAGGTATTCTCATTACCTATCTTGATGAAGCCTCTTCATTGCCTTGTGCATTTTTGGATAATCATGATGATACCCTGGTGGTTTACACACCAGCAATTCCAAAAGAAGCTAAAATTTTAAACCATTTTATAAATAATGGTTTTGCGCTCAAAAAACGATCTGAGGTTTTAGGGATTATCAGTAAAGGAATGTTCTGTATTGCAGTTGCGGGTACACATGGCAAAACCACAACATCATCTGTTGTTGCACATATTTTAAAAGATACGGGTTACGATTGTACCGCTTTTTTAGGTGGAATAACCAGTAACTATAACAGTAATGTGCTTTTCGGTAAAAACAATGTAGTAGTGGTAGAGGCCGATGAATACGATCGGTCGTTTTTAACCCTCCACCCAGATGTAGCGGTGGTTACTTCCATGGATGCCGATCATTTGGATATTTATGGAGATAAAAGCCATCTCGAAGAATCTTTCCGTTTGTTTGCAGGTCAGCTCAAAGCCGAAGGTGTGCTTTATGCGCACGAAGGATTGCCGCTGGAGAAAAGCATCAGTTATGCCGCAAGTTCAACAGCAACGGCAAGAGCAGAGCATTTAAGGGTAGAAGGGGCGAAATTTGTTTTTGATTATGCAGATGGTACTCAAAGCATCAAAGACATTAGTTTAATGCTTCCCGGTAAACACAATGTAGAAAATACAACGGTTGCCATTGCTATTGCCTTACAGTTGGGCATAGATGCAGAAAAAGTGAAACAGGCAGTTGCAAATTTTAAGGGGGTTAAACGCCGCTTCGAATATATTGTAAATAATGGCAGTCAGATTTATATAGATGATTATGCACATCATCCTGAAGAACTGAGGGCTTGTTTTGATGCAGTGAGGCAATTGTATCCAGATAAAAAGCTGACGGTAATTTTTCAGCCGCACTTATTCACGAGAACAAGAGATTTTGCAGATGATTTTGCAAAAGTTTTAAGCACTGTTGACGAACTGATACTGCTGGAGATTTATCCAGCAAGAGAATTACCGCTTGAGGGGGTAAATGCTCAGTTTTTATTGGATAAAATTACTTTGGCAGATAAAAAAATATGTGGAAAAGATTTTGTGGTTCAATATGTTAAGGATACAAAACCTGAATTAATTTTAACAGTAGGTGCGGGAGATATCGACACGATTATCGAACCCCTTAAAAATACTTTAAACAATGCTTAAACGGATAAACTGGAGCACAATTTTTACTGGCTTTGCCTGGCTGATCAGTCTGGCAGGGGTGGTGGTGCTTTTGAGTTTTATCAATGTGAAGAAACAGACTGTTAAATGTACCGATGTTAAGATTCTGATTCCCGGAGCTGATAATTTTATTGAACGCGAAGAAATCGATGCTATTTTAAAAGAAGATCAAGGTGTGCTTTTAGGGCGCAACCTCGAAAATATCAATATTCATAAGATCGAGAAAAAACTGCAGTCTAACCCTTACATCGGTTTTGCTAAAGTATATGTAGATATGGATGGGGTGTTGCACATTGAAGTAAAACAACGTCAGCCAATCCTTCGCATATTGAACGAAAACGGGCAGGATTTTTATATTGATAATGACGGGCTGAAAATGCCTATCTCATCAAATTTTACAGCTGATGTGCTTGTAGCAACAGGACATATTACAGAGGTTTTTGGTAGTAGGGTTGATACTTTGCATACACAATTGGCAAGAGATTTATACAAAACGGCACAGTATATTAAAAAAGATACCCTTTGGGATTCGCAGATCGAACAGATTGTGGTAGATCAGAAAAACGACATCGAACTGATACCAAGAGTAGGCAATCAACGTATTGTTTTGGGTAATGCCGATTCGCTTGAAAAGAAAATGAAAAACCTGTTGCTGTTTTATAAAAAAGCAATGCCACAGGTAGGATGGGATACCTATAAAACCATAAATATTAAATATACCAATCAGATTGTTTGTGAAAAAA
The nucleotide sequence above comes from Pedobacter riviphilus. Encoded proteins:
- a CDS encoding FtsL-like putative cell division protein, with translation MNRFREEIEEEEIGPEPELKAAPKRPKTAEEKMDSNSFISKLFNDGLVSKEAATDALPYLCFLAFLGMIYIANSHFAVNNVRRIDKLNKEVKELRWEYKSLKADLMFKSKLTEVAKKVDTLGIKELIEPPKKIIVKSDEY
- a CDS encoding penicillin-binding protein; the protein is MNIRANILLRVYLAFGLIVLFAFAVFLRLGQVQFVQGKKWKAMADSLSTRYVNVEATRGNIYSNDGSLLATSIPEYELRMDMFAGGIADKDVFNEKVDSLGYKLSQIFQDKTAKEYARMLRKGRQDSARYLLIHRKVGYADLKTIRTFPLFNIGKFSGGLIAVQQNKRILPFQALAARTIGYKNENVKNGVGLEGAYKEYINGETGKRLMQRIAGGVYIPVNEEAEVAPKDGADIISTIDVNMQDLAQSALEKQLIKSQADHGAVILMEVATGEIRAVANFSKVEEGVYKEKFNYAIAGNQDPGSTFKLASYMALLEDKLVDTNTMVGTGNYKIPGHTIKDSHGSIGVVTVKKAFEQSSNAAVAYLINSKYGANPKKFTDHLYDWHLNEKMGLQIPGEATPAVKNPITNKSWNKNMTLPQMAYGYEMQLTPLKMLTLYNAVANNGKMVAPIFVKEIRRLGNPIEQFKARVINDKICSDVTLSKIKKMLEGVVTEGSGKQIVYNPLYPIAGKTGTAQVADANRGYKANKQYQASFVGYFPADKPKYSLIVVINDPKGAYYGALVSGPVFREIADRIYASDMQMYNDVPTRLVGNTGNPPTKAGQSKATQKVYKAFGFKPLFASKSEYYNIIDTSAGTVFQENNERKGVMPNVAGMGLKDALYLLGNAGLKTKVLGSGKVISQSIAAGTKVGKGLGVQIELN
- a CDS encoding UDP-N-acetylmuramoyl-L-alanyl-D-glutamate--2,6-diaminopimelate ligase, translating into MQLQDLLYGVTIKELVGKTDREINALNFDSRKVGKDDIFFAVVGTVADGHQFIEQTIQQGAGVIICENLPEIHDFTVTYIKVENTSVALGIIAGNYFGNPSADLKLIGITGTNGKTTIATILFKLFKDLGYKTGLLSTVENYINDTVVAATHTTPNPIVLNQLLRDMVSAGCDYCFMEVSSHAVSQHRIEGLTFSGGVFSNLTHDHLDFHKTFDAYLKAKKAFFDMLPKSAFALTNIDDKNGAVMLQNTKAHKKTYALKQLADFKAKIIENQFSGLHLDIDNEDVYFKLVGSFNAYNLLAVYGTAILLEQDKLKVLTLLSRLSGAEGRFDYITSADKIIGIVDYAHTPDAVQNVLSTIANIRKGTEQVITVIGCGGDRDKTKRPIMAQVACDWSDKVILTSDNPRTEDAQAIINDMEAGVSPTNKRKTLSILDRREAIKTACHLAQPGDIILVAGKGHEKYQEINGVRNHFDDKEILLEQLKPIS
- the mraY gene encoding phospho-N-acetylmuramoyl-pentapeptide-transferase, coding for MLYLLFEYLHKHYDIPGLRLFQYITFRASVSIILSLIITTVYGRRLIDFLHKKQVGETVRNLGLEGQMQKQGTPTMGGIIILLGILIPTLLFANISNIYVILMIITTIWMGAVGFLDDYIKVFKKNKEGLAGRFKVVGQVGLGLIVGCTMYFHPNIVVRETVQDDVKSTSSVPMVLRQKGETFYYTQDVKSTKSNMPFYKNNEFDYAKVLKFLGGDYQKYGFFIFLIVTVFIITAVSNGANITDGIDGLATGTSAVIGITLGILAYVSGNTIMADYLNIMYIPNSAELMIFAGAFVGSCVGFLWYNSYPAQIFMGDTGSLAIGGIIASFAIMIRKELLIPILCGIFLVELVSVIMQVSYFKYTKKKFGEGRRIFLMSPLHHHYQKKGYHEAKIVTRFWIIGIMLAIMTIVTLKLR
- the murD gene encoding UDP-N-acetylmuramoyl-L-alanine--D-glutamate ligase, which translates into the protein MSTNNITSSNTKSAMTGQSRVVILGAGESGVGAAKLAQAKGFEVFVSDYGVITDKYKAALEKLGIPFESEKHTEELILNATEVIKSPGIPPTAPIIKKLVAKGISVVSEIEFAKRYTQAKTICITGSNGKSTTSLLTYHILKNAGLNVGLAGNIGQSFAAQVATEDYEYYVLEISSFMLDDMFKFKADIAVLLNITPDHLDRYDYKLENYAASKMRIVQNQTAEDVFIYCADDEESLKAIALIKPIAKAFPFSITKKVELGAYLEETTIHILTEPNNQLTMSISDLALQGKHNIYNSMASGIVSKVLELRNESIRESMGNFKNIEHRLEHVAKISGIDFINDSKATNVNSTWYALESMTSDVVLIMGGVDKGNDYNMLKDLVKSKVKAIVCLGKDNKRIHDAFEDDVEVIVNTFSAEEAAQIAFHLAKRGDTVLLSPACASFDLFKNYEDRGNQFKAAVREL
- a CDS encoding FtsW/RodA/SpoVE family cell cycle protein, giving the protein MLQALLNKTKGDRWIWLIIILLSLISVMAVYSATGTLAYKKGETVEKLLLTKHLIFVLMGIGMIYIAHLLDYRYYAGISKVLMIVTIPLLFYTLIFGTNLNDASRWVKIPVIGLTFQTSDLAKLALITFLARMLTKKQENIKNVKESFIPIMGSVCVVFVLIALANLSTALMLFGVSILLLIIGRISIKQIAIVCAGGFVLLLFVFFLGPRRKTYMSRINTFMHPEMQHSDKTFQADQAKIALATGGVFGKGPGNSTQRNFLPHPYSDFIFAIIIEEWGTVGGIVIMILYLVLLYRCIKIVTRAPKAFGALLAAGLSFSLTIQAFANMAVAVGLGPVTGVPLPLVSMGGTSMIFTSVAFGIILSVSRDVEENAKLTPKEEKINNKIIVGEIPAIA
- a CDS encoding four helix bundle protein, giving the protein MMENVSKIDFVTAIKARTKKLVLDSIKFYQALPKTEEARILGRQFMRSSSSVGSNYRAACRSRSKAEFYAKLSIVVEEADETAFWIEILTESGISDLVKAQPLLKEVNEILAIVAKARKTVSNNK